The region GTGAACAAATGTGGAGGGTGATGGAGATGGAGCTCTCCCTCATGTATGATATCCTGTACACCAAGGCAAGTGCGGTCCACTGTTGGTTTGGCTACTGCATCCGTGTCATCGCACCGCTTGCCATTGCCACCTCTCTCGTGTTGTTCCAGTTGAGCAGCAAAGATGATTACAGCCTAGTCGATGTTGTCATCACGTACATCTTGTTGGGTGGCGCCTTGGTCCTGGAGACGAAATCGCTCCTTGTCGCACTAGGGTCAAGCTGGGCGTTTGCCTTCTTGTGTGCCACACAATGGGATTGGCTCCGGCATTCTGCTCTGTGCGCTGGAAGATGGCATCGTCTTCGGCACACACTTTTTTTTCTCCGCTGGTCCTGGCTAGGCAAGATGACGATCATGACAGGAAGCTCGAGGAGGTGGTCAGGCACCATGGGGCAGCGCAACATGGTGCGGTCTTGTACCAGACAGGTGGATCCGATGAATCGATCCCTCGGCAAGCTATGCAAGACGCTAAGCCTCGGCGAGTGGTGGGACAGGAGGTACTTGTGGACCATCGATGTGTCCGAGAAGGTCAAGAAGCCCGCAGAAAAGTGGATACTGTCAAGACGGTCAGTAGGTGATATGAACACAATGGGTTTACGCAGGACTAAATGGGGTGAGCTGGCACTAAATGAAGAGGACTACCCTGGGCTGTTGAAGGATTTGGAGGGTTATCATGGAGTTGACTTCCATGAGAGTGTCATCAGCTGGCACATTGCCACCGACTTGATCCTTGCTGAAATAGACCGAAGGGGCGATCATGTGTCTGATGACCAAGTGGAGCTAGTCAGCGTACTGTCCAACTACATGATGTTCCTCCTCGTCGACTCCCCCGACATGCTACCAGGCCTCCCCCAAAAGTGGTTGTACGAGCAGACCTGCAAACAACTGAAAAAGATATGCACTAAACATATCGCTGGTTCAGCTGGTAACAGTTTCTGGACCATGCTCAAGAACTTGTTCCGACCACACCATCACCGTGGCTGGAAACCTTCTGAGCTTGAGAAGGAGATTGCCATCGATATACTGAGCGAGTTTGAACGCTCCAACGTCAGCAATCCTCGGCTCACTTATGCGCGCGCTATTGCAGTGAAACTGCTTCATAGGAAGGAAGATGTGGTTTATGCGCTGCTATTGTTGTGGGTAGACTTCCTTGCCCACGCAGCCAACCGGTGCAACAGGGAGGCGCATGCGAGGAAGCTCGGCAGCGGCGGTGAGTTGCTGACTGTCATCTGGCTTTATCAAGAACACCTCCACCAAGTAAAAGAAGAGATAAGAAAGGGGCAGAACCCTGTATAATTCACTGTACTAATGGATGTCCAGAAATATCTTCACCTTCTGTATTTTGTAAACTTATCTTTCTTCAGTTCAGTTCCGTACCCTTTGTTCTTGCTCAGTTTGTGCTTCCTATGATGAATATGTCAGAGTACAAGGTGCCCATTCACATGCTAGCTAGCCCAGCAATGATTCAGTGAACAAATTGTGTTGTACAGGCTTTTCGTTGCAATGATGATCTGTCAGCGAAATTATGAACAAGTTGAAAAAATAGATGCAGGTCCGGATGTTTTAGCTGCGGGCAAGATCTTCTCTTTGGAAATGTGAGGCTTCGAGGGAAACTCAAGGTCCGCGCATGGACATCCCACCTGCCGCCTCACTGTTAGTTCCCAGATAAAAACGTAAAGTAGCTAGCTTAGGAAAAATAAGGACAGAGACGATGTCTTTTGGTGCTGCCCAGATTCGCAGCTTTTCAGTCTCGTTTCTTTTGCTTTATATATGGCTCTATGAACCGACCTCACGTCCAACACGGCCTCCTAACTTGCCCAACACGACGTGACCCAGATCACGAGTCAATCTGGTTTAGGACTCTACTTAACTCCTAGAGATTGGATGGAAAACGACTAAGGAATCACCTCATACTTCGGCTATCCTGTACAGACTCGAACGAACTCTATTTAGCCTAATATAGCATGTGCTGTAACTCACACTCACTACAGCTACATCGTTCAGTGTGAGGTACAGAGGCCACGTCGCATGGTCACAAGTAACAAGAGTTTTCAGAAGAGTAGTGGCTGATTAAATTGTCTAGTCTTTTATCCAACACTCGAAGCTCATACATGGTTCATGGTTCGCAGAAACATGAAGAGAAGCAAGCAGAGTAGGTATAGGTTGTGAGCTGAGAGCCTGAGAGTGTTCTCCTTTCTGAAATACACTTTAAGGTGATAGAAGGCCTTATTTGTTTCAGCTTTGACTGGATTTGAATCACCTGTGGATTTGCTTCAATGGCGAAGCTGATTATCAGCTTTGCCACCGAAGTACACTTTAAGGTGCTTCAGCAAATTGCAATGATCTAAGTCCAGATTCAGCTTCATTGGCAAAGCTGATTCGAAATAGCTATTTGTTTCAGATTCTAGATTCGGCTTCACCGGCAAAGCCGATTTGAAATAGCTGTTAGTTTCAGATTCCAGATTTagcttcactggcaaagctgaatCTGGTCCCTAAAACTCATACAAACAGAGCCTTCCTGCCGTGGCTCGCACTGACCAGACTGTTAACTACCTCTTGCTTGCCATCACATGCTCTGGGAGTATAGTATTGTTGGTTGATTGAATGAACCTTGTACACTGCATGGTCTCAACAATATAAAAACCTCATGGGAAAAGTATTGTAGGCACATGCTTGAGACTGTATTTATCCACCTAATTCGTCTTTTCCTTCCTAATTTAGTACGGAAAAGCTGACAAAAGATGAGTTGGCCTGGCGGATGCATCGAGCACGTACCTTCACATGTGGTTCCTCACCATTATCGATTTCTTAATCTCTAGATTCTTTGACTGCTTGTTGAAAGTGGGCAGGTAGTTGGCACTCCTCGTTGGCTAGCTCCTGCAACATGGCAATCAGAACCATATGTATGTTGACTTGACAGTGTACTACTACTAGATGCTCTGTAGTTAGCAGTGTCATACTCTGTAGTGCAGGTCATCACTTTCTTCATAGTTGAGAGGTATCACGTTGCcgcttttcgatctcttagctcaatacTATGCAATTAgtatgtgcatttaccatgtttaaTTGTGTTTACTGATTTTATTTGTGTACTGTTGTTGCATTGCAGGATCAAGCTCTCAACAATGGCTAGAGCGCCGTTGGACTTCTGGATTAACTGGGCTAGTCAGATCGGAGTTCTCATCAGCCTTGCTTGCCAGATCATCCTCCCATCTTTTCGCCAATGTACGTCGGCGTAGTGGCTCATTTGTGCCGAGGGTTCCCCTCTGGCTGGCGTATCAGCTGGCGGACACGACTGCAACATATGCCGCCGGCCAGCTCCTTTACAGCAGCAGCACACCACAAGACCACCAGCTCATTGCCTTCTGGGCGCCATTCCTTCTGCTGCACCTCGGTGGCCCGGACAACATCACTGCATACGCCCTCGAGGATAACAAGTTCTGGGGGCGCCACTTGTTGAGCTTTGTTGTGCATGTTGCGGGAGCCGGATATGTCTTCTACAAGCACATCGCCGGCGGAGAGATCTTCCTCACCCTGGCTGCCACCTTGGTGCTCGTTGTCGGTGTTGCAAAGTATTTTGAGAGGACATGTGCGCTCTGGTCTGCCAACTTCAGCAGCCTCCAGAGCTCTTTCAAGGTGCAGGCACGTGATAAGCATCACAAGCATTTTTACATTGAGCATCAAGACTGGTGAAATGACTTGGAGGAGGAGCTTGTCCTGCAGCGTGCTCATTCCCTGTTTCATATCTGCAAGCGCGGGACCCAGATAGTCCAACTGAGCTGGAGTCTGAGGAAAAGGAAATAATCAAGGGCCTTAGGGGAAACCATGAGCAAATGTGGAGGGTGATGGAGATGGAGCTCTCCCTGATGTACGATATCCTGTACACCAAGGCAGGTGTGATTCACTCTACGGTTGGCTACTGCATCCGTGTCATGTCGCCGCTTGCCATCGCCACCTCGCTCGTGTTGTTCCAGTTGAGCGTCAAAGATAGTTACAGCCAAGTCAATGTTGACATCACGTAAACCTTGTTGGGTGGCGCCTTGGTCCTAGAGATGAAATCGCTCATTGGTGCACTAGGCTCAAGCTGGGCGCTTGCCTTCTTGTGTTCCACGCAATGGGATTGGCTCCGGCATTCAGTATTGTGCACTGGAAGATGGCATCAGGTCCGGCGCGCAGTCATTTCATTTCGCCGGTCCAGGCCTGGCAAGATAATTATGAAAGGAAGCTCGAGGGAGTGGTCAGGCACCATGGGGCAGCACAACATGCTGCGGTTTGGTGCCAGAcaggtggatccggtgagtcgcCGACTCGGCAATCTGTTCAAGATGCTGAGGCTCGGTGAGCAGTGGGACAGGAGGTACTACTCGTGTACAGTCGTTGTCCCGGAGAATGTCATGAAGTGTGCACAGAAGGTCGGCATCTGGTTCTCACGGGATGATATAAACACAATGGGCTTGCTCAGGCATAATTGGGGTGAATCAGCACTGGCTAACAGATTTTACCCTGGGTTGTACAAGAAATTGGAAGAGTATCATGGAGTTGACTTCCATGAGAACGTCATCTGCTGGCACATTGCCACCGACTTGATTCTCGCAAAGgaggaaaaggaaaaggaacaTTTTGCAGCTGACAAGCGTGTGCAGACAGTTAGGGCACTGTCCAACTACATGATGTTCCTCCTCGTGAACAGGCCCTACATGCTACCGGGCCTTCCTCAAAATTGGCTGCACAAGCAAACCTGCAACAATCTGGACAAGATATGCAATGACTATGATCTCGTCGGTTCTCTGGGCGACAGCTTTTGGACTGTGCTCAAGAAATTGCTCGGACTGCATCATCGCAGGGTCTTCGAATCTTCTGCACTTGAGAAGAAGCTCGCTGACGTAATACTGGAGTTACCGAAGGGACATACAGGCTCTGGCTCTGAAACTCCTCGAGTCTTGTATGCACGCCGTATTGCTGTTATAATACTTGAGAGTGAGGTAGTAGATGATAAGGTGCGTCTGCTGCTAGGTCTGTGGATCGACTTCCTAGCCTACGCAGCCAACCGGTGCATTAGGGAGTCACATGCCAAGAAGCTTAGCACCGGTGGTGAGCTCATGACCATCGTGTGGCTTATTTTGGAACACATCCGCTATTTAAAAGAAGACCCAAACCAGGAGGGAAGCCATGTATAATTCTTGGTTTATATACCTCTGCCAGATAAAAGAAGGCATGGGGCAGGACCATGAATAGTTTCACTCTACTGATGTGTTCTGTGCTTCAGAAATATTTTCACTTTCtgtagtatgtactccctccgtaaactaatataagagcgtttataatACTAAaacagtgatctaaacgctcttatatttctttacagagggagtatcttgtAAGCATCTCTCTCTTCAATTCAGCATCCAGCTTTAGTTGTTACCTTGTTTGTGGCTTCTTATGGAGAATACATTGGAGCACAAAACGCCCATCGGCATCATAGTAAGGAGCAATGTGTTGGGTATCTGTACAGGGTTTTCGTTTGTTGTTTCGGtgttggttgctttgtaatacaaagcggggtgAAACCCTTTTTCGGTTTTTCGTTGGGATGATGATCGGCCACCAAAATTATGAAGAAGTTCAAAAATGGATGCAGGTATGAGCTGCGGGCACTAGTATGTCCATATCAATCAATTGTGTGATTTCAGTGTTCTCCTGAAAATATGTATAAAGAATATATTAGTTGAGCTGTTGCATGCTGGTATTAACAGGGTGAAAGTACCAGGCAGTATGAAAGAAAACTGGAAATCACTGCATTCATCGATTATGCACTCACAGCGGCAGAAATCACCGCGTCGTCGATTTTGGGTCATGGATTGGTAGGGGATTATGCATTCATATGCAGTATATGTTTCTGTTCTTTTTTCTTTGGCAATGtttgtgatcagaattatatatgtaGGGCAAAATAGATGCAGCTCTGAAGGACTGAGCTGTGGTCAGTGTATCTGCATGTTAGTTGAGCATCGTTGATTACTATTCTACTCAAATGGGGTGTGTCTTATCACTATGCTTCATCTCATAGCTGCTTGCTTGAAATCCCTTTTATTTTTGTTCCAGCAGAGAAGCGCATGCGAGGAAGAAGCTCAGCAGAGGCAGGCCTATCCTCTGTCTATATTACTATATAGAACACTACTTGTGCCAAATAAAAGAAGACACAAGAAGGGGGCAGGGCCATATTATTAGTTTCACCCTACTAATGTTTTCTGTGCTCCAGAGATATCTTCACGTTCTGTAAGTACTACTGCATGCCTCCGACCCATAATAATTGTTGCGGTTTTGAACTAACCCCAGTTCAAAACGGCGACACTTATTTAGGATCGGAGGGTGTAAGAACATCTCTTCAATGTAGCATCCAACCTTAGTTGTTTTCACCCAATATGTGGCTTCCTTATGGAGCAACTACTCAGTGAacaaactgtgttgtgtgcttgaacAGGTTTTTGCTGGTATGGTGATTATGTGAGCAAAACTGAACAAGTTGAAGGCAGACGCTGGGCCGAAGGTCTAAACAGTGGGCAGCGTAGCGTGCGCATATCAGTTGAGCTCCTGGTTGAGTTCATGTACTGTACAGACAGCGATGGAGATTGAGGAGCTCCAGCTAACAGGGGGCTTCAGGAAACGATGGAGATTGTTGGGAAAAACGGCAAGGAAACGAACGCGAGAGCTATGTTTCGCATTAAGCGAGACCAAAGGTTCTCTCGCGCTTGAGCGAGAACACCCCTGGTCTCCCGGCTGACCACACGCTCTGGTAGCCACTCGGCTTGCTGTTCATTTCGTGATTAGCTTGTTGGGCGCGGCCTACTTTAGGCGGAATGAGTTGTTTTATCACAGGTTTTCCcaggttttttctgttttttatcgtTTCTCTTCCTTTCTTTACAGGATTTCACCGGTTTgttgttttttatttgtttctcTCTCGGTTTTCAATggcttttttactttttttcttggGTTTCGTATGTTTTCTTTGTTTTTCCATTCGTTTTGTATTTGTTtcttcattatttatttcctttttattttatttattatttgaTTTTCATTTTTTTGGGTTTCACATTATCCATTCTACATATTTTTTATATCTCaaaaacatttttaatacatgtttaacatttttaatacatggtcaacattttttgcaACACATATTTTTATTTATTAaattgcttgattaacatttttcaactaCAAGACTAACATTTTCTGAATACTCGGTAAACATTTTCCTATACCCTTTTAaacttttttcaaatgcttgtttTAGTCCATGTCAACATTTTATCTGTACACAGTTAGCATTTTTCAAACGTTCGATTAACATTATCCaaatattttttcaaatgcttgattaacatttttatgtaCATGATTATAAAATcattatttttttaatacatggttaatattttttatatacacatttaacatttccaAAATGCTTGTTTAATACATGTTAAACatttcatcattttttatatacacatttaacatttctcaaatacttgttaaacattttttttcaaattctcgATCAATAGTTTTATTTACATGataaaaaaaatcatcattttctaatacatgatcaacaatttttctatacacgttcaacattttcTGCATgtttgattaatatttttcaaataattgttcaacaATTTCCGAATGCTTgagtaacattttttcaaatacttgttcgacattttttcaaatacttgttcaacaatttccaagtgcttgattaacatttttcaaatacatgtcaaCACATTTCAAACACTTGTTTAATATTTTCCAGATGTTTTTTGTAGAGTTTTTTATaatatatatttagaatattttaaaTATAAAAAAGTACAAAATTAAATAAAAACGAAAACAGAAAATGTATAAACAAAAGAACAGGTTGTGGCCTCCCGTTCCCTTGGGCTGGCCTACCTCGCTCACCCCCTTCAGCAATCAGAAGTTAGAGTCGCTGAAGGCGAGATATAGGGGTGCTAAAAATGAAGCAGGGCGTTTGCTGATGTGATGTGTAACGTCTCTGAAAAGGAATCATTGTAGTGTATCTCTGGAGAAAAGAACACAACGATCTTCTCCGGTTATCTTCCCCATCCATACCAGCCTCATTGATCATTGATTAAGATAACAAGGATtgctttcgcaaaaaaaaaaaaaaaaaagataacAAGGATTGCATACGCCGTCCTGATTTCACCCGGGAGAGAGGGGGTCACCAACCCCAAACCTCCCTTTAAGAACAAGTACAATAGTGGGGTTTTTAGCCGGTTCACGTGGTACTTTTGCGTATATGGAGGAGAGAGATATCAAAAAGAGTGGGCTCTCATGCTAGAGCATAACTATATACCCTTAGACAAACACAATAAACGCGAAGAAAGAGAAAAGAAGAAGCTAGAAAAAGTACTAGTTTAATAGACAATCTTATAGCCCATTCTACTATATGAGTGACTATAGGTGATGACTATAGTAGACATGTCAGTTTTATATAGCCATCAattgctatactattaaccatgctgtaAGTGTTACGTATTTTTATAGATTTGAGTGTTTCACGAGTCCAAGGATGGCTATGTTACACGTCATCGATAATACATGGACCAAACGTGTAACTTACTCTCCGTAGTGGTGCATCCGAATGATGGTGTGTGTTCGTGCTTGTCTTGCCCGTGTGCACGCCGATCAACTAAGCTCCAGAGTAGGCACACtaatagaaaaacacctaatagtcccggttcgtaagggcctttagtcccggttcatgaaccgggactaatggatcgttactaatacctccacccattagtctcggttcaaacATGAACCGGgatcaatgtgcctccacgtggccctgtgcgccgagcccagtcagggggcttttggtcccggttggtggcaccaaccgggaccaaaaggcatccacgcgttagcattccagtggctggggtttttgttttttttttgaatggAGGGGGTTGggtgttttggggggttaatttaggtgtttcatatattgtgttagctagctaattaatagagagaagtgtcctctcttatgtccgtgcttggtcaacgctacgtactatatatacataagtgatcgagagaaccattgagtacagaagttcgtcatgcataccgagagaagtgatcgatcgacctctccttctccaagagattggtcgaacaacaagttttcgtatatcatgtatctgacgctactggctatatacatgtacaatatgtataagatctcttaattataatcccctagcaattgaaatcaatttccacatggtattctccagctttattgatgacgtggtcaagaaagaatcgcgccaattcctcttgaattgctttcatgcgattcggttctaggagttcattccgcatctatcacgtctaatttgaagaagggggttaattaatacatatatatgaatgaaactcaacagaaatgatggtgtaataaaatgaaattgtgaatattattgcttacgcacttcatattgtctttgagagtagccccgcttgtttttcaaagtcgcgttgtggatgaactcgcacacgtagtatccacagaaatcattcccttcttcctgccacaagcactttacgagaaatagaggtcaatcaaactgataatgaagcattataaatggcattgatgaaagtatagctatagaatcaacgggagatgcgcgcaactagctagccagtagtacttactttcgggtatgtatatcgcagctccttcggcagtcccggagcttgtgcggtgaactatttccaaaccctgcaagacaaagaaaataattattattacttgagatatcaggaaatggacaaaaagttgccgatatggtgcgataatgatcgattgaacttacttgctgagcatttcagtcatgtccgcataggatttgggatctttccgtctcgagtctaagacagttactagtccacgctcaagcttaatctccagaagaatatagtggtacctgcgcacgcatgcataactcatcaattatattACTATAATCTCGCtcaagtaataagggaaaccgaatatgcacacgacagtaacactcacttgcctttgtaaggaaagagtatggtatctttgttttgatttttgatcaacgattgtagcacgttgtcctcggcctctttgacatcctttttaaccagaaattcatctatgatatttgtgttaatgaacccaatat is a window of Triticum dicoccoides isolate Atlit2015 ecotype Zavitan chromosome 2B, WEW_v2.0, whole genome shotgun sequence DNA encoding:
- the LOC119361746 gene encoding uncharacterized protein LOC119361746 → MAGGALGFWNDWASQIGVLLSLFFQFLLHMFANIRRCKDGSYWLRFPLWVAYQLSDSTATYAAGQLLFSGATKDHHLIAFWVPFLLLHLGGPDNITAYALEDSKLWGRHLLSLLVQVLGAGYVLYRHIIGSGTLLMVAAILISVVGVAKYGERTWALRSAKFSNLQSSLKVRTHDMHHQQFYTEHQDWYNDGDPVLQHAHSLFHICKRGIVDCVIAVDDSDSENEVDSQDIKIIHGLLKDREQMWRVMEMELSLMYDILYTKASAVHCWFGYCIRVIAPLAIATSLVLFQLSSKDDYSLVDVVITYILLGGALVLETKSLLVALGSSWAFAFLCATQWDWLRHSALCAGRWHRLRHTLFFLRWSWLGKMTIMTGSSRRWSGTMGQRNMVRSCTRQVDPMNRSLGKLCKTLSLGEWWDRRYLWTIDVSEKVKKPAEKWILSRRSVGDMNTMGLRRTKWGELALNEEDYPGLLKDLEGYHGVDFHESVISWHIATDLILAEIDRRGDHVSDDQVELVSVLSNYMMFLLVDSPDMLPGLPQKWLYEQTCKQLKKICTKHIAGSAGNSFWTMLKNLFRPHHHRGWKPSELEKEIAIDILSEFERSNVSNPRLTYARAIAVKLLHRKEDVVYALLLLWVDFLAHAANRCNREAHARKLGSGGELLTVIWLYQEHLHQVKEEIRKGQNPV